Proteins from one Comamonas flocculans genomic window:
- a CDS encoding long-chain-fatty-acid--CoA ligase, which produces MNERPWLAAYPQGVPADIDASQYQSLVQLMEEAFTKYATRTAYTFMGKDTTFAQTDAQSRQMAAYLQSLGLARGARVALMMPNIPQYPIAMAAVLRAGYVVVNVNPLYTPRELEHQLKDSGAQAIVILENFATTLQACLGATAVKHIVLCAMGDRLGLLKGALVNYVVRNVKKLVPHFELPGAVRFNDALDKGASLTLDKPELKPDDIALLQYTGGTTGVSKGAVLLHSNVIANVLQSEAWNEPVMKQVPAGEQPTSVCALPLYHIFAFTVNMMLSMRTGGKTILIPNPRDLPATLKELSKHTFHSFPAVNTLFNALANHPDFDTVNWKNLKVSVGGGMAVQAAVAQLWLDKTGCPVCEGYGLSETSPSASCNPVTAKEFSGTIGVPIPSTWMRILDDAGNDITASGEPGEIAIKGPQVMAGYWQRPDETAKVMTADGYFRTGDIGTMDARGYFKIVDRKKDMVLVSGFNVYPNEIEDVVARMPGVLECAVVGVPDEKTGEAVKLVIVRRDPSLTEEAVRQYCHDNLTGYKRPRHIEFRTEELPKSPVGKILRRELRKKK; this is translated from the coding sequence ATGAACGAACGCCCCTGGCTTGCCGCCTACCCGCAAGGCGTACCCGCGGACATCGACGCCTCGCAGTACCAGTCGCTGGTGCAGCTGATGGAAGAGGCCTTCACCAAATACGCCACGCGCACCGCCTACACCTTCATGGGCAAGGACACCACCTTTGCCCAGACCGATGCGCAAAGCCGCCAGATGGCCGCCTACCTGCAGAGCCTGGGGCTGGCGCGCGGCGCGCGCGTGGCGCTGATGATGCCCAACATCCCGCAATATCCCATCGCCATGGCGGCGGTGCTGCGCGCCGGCTACGTGGTGGTCAACGTGAACCCGCTCTACACCCCGCGCGAGCTCGAGCACCAGCTCAAGGACTCGGGCGCCCAGGCCATCGTCATCCTGGAGAACTTCGCCACCACGCTGCAGGCCTGCCTCGGCGCAACGGCGGTCAAGCACATCGTGCTGTGCGCCATGGGCGACCGCCTGGGTCTGCTCAAGGGCGCGCTGGTCAACTACGTGGTGCGCAATGTCAAGAAGCTGGTGCCGCACTTCGAGCTGCCCGGCGCGGTGCGCTTCAACGACGCGCTGGACAAGGGCGCGAGCCTCACGCTGGACAAGCCCGAGCTCAAGCCCGACGACATCGCGCTCTTGCAGTACACCGGCGGCACCACCGGGGTTTCCAAGGGGGCGGTGCTGCTGCACAGCAACGTCATTGCCAACGTGCTGCAGTCGGAAGCCTGGAACGAGCCGGTCATGAAGCAGGTGCCGGCGGGCGAGCAGCCCACCTCGGTGTGCGCGCTGCCGCTCTACCATATCTTCGCGTTCACGGTGAACATGATGCTGTCCATGCGCACCGGCGGCAAGACCATCCTGATCCCCAATCCGCGCGACCTGCCGGCCACGCTCAAGGAGCTGTCCAAGCACACCTTCCACAGCTTCCCGGCGGTCAACACCCTGTTCAACGCGCTGGCCAACCACCCCGACTTCGACACCGTCAACTGGAAGAACCTGAAGGTGTCGGTGGGCGGGGGCATGGCGGTGCAGGCGGCCGTGGCCCAGCTCTGGCTGGACAAGACCGGCTGCCCCGTCTGCGAAGGCTACGGGCTGTCCGAGACCAGCCCCTCGGCCAGCTGCAACCCGGTCACCGCCAAGGAGTTTTCCGGCACCATCGGCGTGCCGATTCCCAGCACCTGGATGCGCATCCTGGACGACGCCGGCAACGACATCACCGCCAGTGGCGAGCCCGGCGAGATCGCGATCAAGGGCCCGCAGGTGATGGCCGGCTACTGGCAGCGACCGGACGAGACCGCCAAGGTGATGACGGCCGACGGCTACTTTCGCACCGGCGACATCGGCACCATGGATGCGCGCGGCTATTTCAAGATCGTCGACCGCAAGAAGGACATGGTGCTGGTGAGCGGCTTCAACGTCTATCCCAACGAGATCGAAGACGTGGTGGCCAGGATGCCCGGCGTGCTCGAGTGCGCGGTGGTCGGCGTGCCGGACGAGAAGACCGGCGAGGCGGTCAAGCTCGTCATCGTGCGCCGCGACCCCTCGCTGACCGAGGAGGCGGTGCGCCAGTACTGTCACGACAACCTGACGGGCTACAAACGCCCGCGCCACATCGAATTTCGCACCGAGGAGCTGCCCAAGTCCCCCGTGGGCAAGATCCTGCGGCGCGAGCTGCGCAAGAAGAAATGA
- a CDS encoding uracil-DNA glycosylase family protein gives MTLDTRQRAMLAEMGIRVWLPPPRSPADAPAPAFAPALVPSPAPARAAVSAPVAGRPAQPGAATPRAAAAVQRGWQLGPAQPLYPQADKGADGPTWLIALDSTTPDEPGGGEDGALLHKMLAAMGLKDHGGVHVATVRRAGTGSELAQLLQTLRPAVVLALGPSAASCVLGSTEPLQSLRQRAHRLADGTPALVSYAPAYLLRRPEAKRAAWQDLQRAMALAGQQGAP, from the coding sequence ATGACGCTAGATACCCGCCAGCGCGCCATGCTGGCCGAAATGGGCATACGGGTGTGGCTGCCGCCGCCCCGCTCCCCGGCCGACGCGCCCGCACCCGCCTTCGCTCCGGCTCTTGTGCCGTCGCCCGCGCCAGCGCGTGCGGCGGTCTCCGCACCTGTGGCGGGCCGCCCTGCACAGCCGGGCGCAGCCACGCCGAGGGCCGCCGCAGCCGTGCAGCGCGGCTGGCAGCTGGGACCGGCGCAGCCGCTGTACCCGCAGGCGGACAAGGGCGCGGATGGCCCGACGTGGCTGATTGCGCTGGACAGCACCACGCCCGATGAGCCGGGCGGCGGTGAGGACGGCGCGCTGCTGCACAAGATGCTCGCCGCCATGGGGCTCAAGGACCACGGCGGCGTCCATGTCGCCACGGTGCGCCGCGCGGGCACAGGCAGCGAGCTTGCGCAACTGCTGCAGACACTGCGCCCGGCCGTCGTGCTGGCGCTGGGGCCGAGTGCGGCCTCCTGCGTGCTCGGCAGCACCGAGCCGCTGCAAAGCCTGCGCCAGCGCGCGCACCGCCTGGCCGATGGCACCCCGGCGCTGGTCAGCTATGCGCCGGCCTACCTGCTGCGCCGCCCCGAGGCCAAGCGCGCCGCCTGGCAGGACCTGCAGCGTGCCATGGCGCTGGCCGGCCAGCAGGGCGCGCCCTGA
- the corA gene encoding magnesium/cobalt transporter CorA, whose translation MLNVFSLVNGRLVQEEIESLDELARFQPVWVDLESPTREEKRWVSQYYGLSIPEDAMDDDIEESARFYEEDNGELHIRSDFLIDDDDDPRSVRVAFILNQHNTELKSCGVLFSIHEEDIPVFRLVRMRARRAPGLIADAKEALLNLFDTDVEYSADTLEGIYDELKKVSTQVLEGQMTDSHAQQVLADIAWEEDLNGRIRRNMLDTRRAVSFMMRSRMLNAEQFEDARQILRDIESLDSHTQFLFDKINFLMDATVGFLNINQNKIIKIFSVASVALLPPTLIASVYGMNFRAMPELEWEHGYLYAIVLMAASALVPMLYFRKRGWLA comes from the coding sequence ATGCTCAACGTTTTTTCGCTGGTCAACGGCCGGCTGGTGCAGGAAGAAATCGAATCGCTGGACGAGCTCGCGCGCTTCCAGCCCGTCTGGGTGGACCTGGAGTCGCCCACGCGCGAGGAAAAGCGCTGGGTGTCGCAGTACTACGGCCTGTCCATTCCCGAGGACGCGATGGACGACGACATCGAGGAGTCCGCGCGCTTTTACGAGGAAGACAACGGCGAGCTGCACATCCGCAGCGACTTCCTCATTGATGACGACGACGACCCGCGCTCGGTGCGCGTGGCCTTCATCCTGAACCAGCACAACACCGAGCTCAAGAGCTGCGGCGTACTCTTCTCCATCCATGAGGAAGACATCCCGGTGTTTCGCCTGGTACGCATGCGTGCGCGCCGCGCACCGGGCCTGATCGCCGACGCCAAGGAGGCGCTGCTCAACCTCTTCGACACCGACGTGGAGTATTCTGCCGACACGCTCGAGGGCATCTACGACGAGCTGAAAAAAGTCAGTACCCAGGTGCTCGAAGGCCAGATGACCGACAGCCACGCGCAGCAGGTGCTGGCCGACATCGCCTGGGAAGAAGACCTGAACGGGCGCATCCGGCGCAACATGCTCGACACGCGCCGCGCCGTGAGCTTCATGATGCGCAGCCGCATGCTCAACGCCGAGCAGTTCGAGGACGCGCGCCAGATCCTGCGCGACATCGAGTCGCTGGACAGCCACACGCAGTTCCTGTTCGACAAGATCAACTTCCTGATGGATGCGACGGTCGGTTTCCTGAACATCAACCAGAACAAGATCATCAAGATCTTCTCGGTCGCAAGCGTCGCGCTGCTGCCGCCGACGCTGATCGCCAGCGTCTACGGCATGAACTTTCGCGCCATGCCCGAGCTGGAGTGGGAGCACGGCTACCTGTATGCCATCGTGCTGATGGCCGCCAGCGCCCTCGTGCCCATGCTGTACTTTCGCAAGCGCGGCTGGCTGGCCTGA
- a CDS encoding Re/Si-specific NAD(P)(+) transhydrogenase subunit alpha has protein sequence MLIGVPAETLAGEKRVATVPEVVEKLVKLGFSVAVQSGAGEAASFSDETYRGAGAQVLPDAAALWAQSDIVLKVRPPTEAEVAQLREGATVIGFIWPAQNPGLMEQLAARKATVLAIDCLPRTLSRAQKMDALTSTAGVSGYRAVIEAANAFGRFFNGQITAAGKVPPARVFIAGAGVAGLAAIGTAANLGAVVRANDTRAEVADQVKSLGGEFVKVDYEEEGSGGGGYARVMSEGFQAAQRQMYASEVKNADIVITTALIPGKPAPKLISAEMVQSMKPGSVIVDMAGEQGGNCELTVPGEAVVRHGVTIIGYTDLASRLARQSSTLYATNLLRLMEELCKAKDGVAVVNMEDDAIRGLTVIKEGEITWPAPPLKLAPPPAPKPAAAPVAEKKSAHGSGAPMSGKALTIVFAVLAVLFWAIGAYAPAAFLGHFTVFVLACFIGYMVVWNVTPSLHTPLMSVTNAISSIIAIGALIQIAPPGAGMNGRPDTLILWLAFGALVLTGINMFGGFAVTKRMLAMFRK, from the coding sequence ATGCTAATTGGAGTACCGGCCGAGACACTGGCTGGTGAAAAACGCGTGGCCACCGTGCCCGAGGTCGTGGAAAAACTCGTCAAGCTGGGTTTCTCCGTGGCGGTGCAGTCTGGCGCGGGCGAGGCCGCCAGTTTCAGCGACGAGACCTACCGCGGCGCCGGCGCCCAGGTGCTGCCCGATGCCGCCGCGCTGTGGGCGCAGTCCGACATCGTGCTGAAGGTGCGCCCGCCCACCGAGGCGGAAGTGGCGCAGCTGCGCGAGGGCGCCACGGTGATCGGCTTCATCTGGCCAGCGCAAAACCCCGGGCTGATGGAGCAGCTCGCCGCCAGGAAGGCCACGGTGCTGGCCATCGACTGCCTGCCGCGCACGCTCTCGCGCGCGCAGAAGATGGATGCGCTCACCTCCACCGCGGGCGTTTCCGGCTACCGCGCGGTGATCGAGGCGGCCAACGCCTTCGGGCGTTTTTTCAACGGCCAGATCACCGCCGCGGGCAAGGTGCCGCCGGCGCGCGTGTTCATTGCCGGAGCGGGCGTGGCCGGGCTGGCAGCCATCGGCACCGCGGCCAACCTGGGCGCAGTCGTACGGGCCAACGACACACGCGCCGAGGTGGCCGACCAGGTCAAGTCGCTCGGCGGCGAGTTCGTCAAGGTGGACTACGAGGAAGAAGGCTCGGGCGGCGGCGGCTACGCCAGGGTGATGAGCGAGGGCTTTCAGGCCGCGCAGCGCCAGATGTATGCCAGCGAGGTGAAGAACGCCGACATCGTCATCACCACCGCGCTGATCCCGGGCAAACCCGCACCCAAACTCATCAGCGCCGAGATGGTGCAGAGCATGAAGCCCGGCAGCGTGATCGTGGACATGGCCGGCGAGCAGGGCGGCAACTGCGAGCTCACGGTGCCCGGCGAGGCGGTGGTGCGCCACGGCGTGACCATCATCGGCTACACGGACCTGGCCTCGCGCCTGGCGCGCCAGTCTTCCACGCTGTACGCCACCAACCTGCTGCGCCTGATGGAAGAGCTTTGCAAGGCCAAGGACGGCGTCGCGGTGGTGAACATGGAGGACGATGCGATCCGCGGCCTCACGGTCATCAAGGAGGGCGAGATTACCTGGCCCGCGCCGCCGCTCAAGCTCGCGCCGCCGCCGGCCCCCAAGCCTGCGGCAGCGCCGGTGGCAGAGAAAAAATCCGCCCACGGCAGCGGCGCGCCGATGTCGGGCAAGGCGCTCACCATCGTGTTTGCGGTGCTGGCGGTGCTGTTCTGGGCCATCGGGGCGTACGCGCCGGCGGCCTTCCTCGGACACTTCACGGTCTTCGTGCTGGCCTGCTTCATCGGCTACATGGTGGTGTGGAACGTCACGCCCTCGCTGCACACGCCGCTCATGAGCGTGACCAACGCCATTTCCAGCATCATCGCCATCGGTGCGCTGATCCAGATCGCGCCGCCGGGCGCGGGCATGAACGGGCGGCCGGATACGCTGATTCTCTGGCTCGCCTTTGGCGCGCTGGTGCTCACCGGCATCAACATGTTCGGCGGCTTCGCCGTCACCAAGCGCATGCTGGCGATGTTCCGCAAGTAA
- the tsaB gene encoding tRNA (adenosine(37)-N6)-threonylcarbamoyltransferase complex dimerization subunit type 1 TsaB: MQLLAFDTSTETLSVAVQAGERVWVHEGAGGAQASHTLIPAVRALLAQAGLELAQLDAIAFGQGPGSFTGLRTACAVAQGLAFGARGGAGLPLLPVPTLMAVAEEARMAHGCGRMLAMLDARMGEVYVGAYVWLAEAGCWHESEAAQLLAPRQVRVPEGWASAGNARPVHGQALAAGTPDVAALPTARALLALAPALLRQGRAVTAQQALPLYVRDKVAQTSAERAAAAQAARPA, encoded by the coding sequence ATGCAGCTGCTCGCCTTCGATACCAGTACCGAAACCCTGTCCGTGGCCGTGCAGGCGGGCGAGCGCGTCTGGGTACACGAGGGCGCGGGCGGCGCGCAAGCTTCGCACACGCTGATTCCCGCCGTCCGTGCGCTGCTCGCCCAGGCGGGCCTGGAGCTGGCGCAGCTCGATGCCATCGCCTTCGGCCAGGGGCCGGGCTCCTTCACCGGCTTGCGCACGGCCTGCGCCGTCGCCCAGGGGCTGGCCTTCGGCGCGCGGGGGGGCGCGGGCCTGCCGCTGCTGCCCGTGCCCACGCTGATGGCGGTGGCCGAGGAGGCGCGCATGGCCCACGGCTGCGGCCGCATGCTGGCGATGCTCGACGCGCGCATGGGTGAAGTCTATGTGGGCGCCTATGTGTGGCTGGCCGAAGCCGGCTGCTGGCACGAGAGCGAGGCCGCGCAGCTGCTCGCGCCCCGCCAGGTGCGGGTGCCCGAAGGCTGGGCGAGTGCGGGCAACGCCCGGCCCGTCCATGGGCAGGCCCTGGCCGCGGGCACGCCCGACGTGGCGGCACTGCCCACGGCCCGTGCGCTGCTGGCGCTGGCGCCGGCGCTGCTGCGCCAGGGACGGGCGGTGACGGCGCAGCAGGCTTTGCCGCTGTACGTGCGCGACAAGGTGGCGCAGACCAGCGCCGAGCGCGCCGCGGCCGCGCAGGCCGCGCGCCCCGCATGA
- the pntB gene encoding Re/Si-specific NAD(P)(+) transhydrogenase subunit beta, translated as MSASLVTVAYLGAAILFILSLGGLSNPETSRRGNLLGMVGMAIAVLATVLGPRVHASGIAWIIAALVIGGGIGLWAARIVKMTQMPELIALMHSLVGLAACIVGFASYVDTSIQFAGAEKVIHEVEIYLGILIGAYTFSGSIIAFGKLSGKIGGKPVLLPARHWLNLALLLVIVWLGRQFLAAPDAQAGMAPLLAMTVLALLLGVHMIMAIGGADMPVVISMLNSYSGWAAAATGFMLSNDLLIVTGALVGSSGAILSYIMCNAMNRNFVSVIAGGFGSGGGASAAKKGDGGEPQGEVTPISAQETAELLRESKSVIIVPGYGMAVAQAQHTVFEITQTLREHGVQMRFAIHPVAGRMPGHMNVLLAEAKVPYDIVMEMDEINEDFPDTDVAIVIGANDIVNPSAAEDPSSPIAGMPVLEVWKARTSIVMKRSMASGYAGVDNPLFYKDNNRMLFGDAKKMLDEVLAALKA; from the coding sequence ATGTCCGCAAGTCTCGTGACGGTGGCCTACCTGGGCGCTGCCATCCTGTTCATCCTGAGCCTGGGAGGGCTCTCCAACCCCGAAACCTCGCGCCGCGGCAACCTGCTGGGCATGGTCGGCATGGCGATCGCGGTGCTCGCCACGGTGCTGGGCCCGCGCGTGCATGCCTCGGGCATCGCCTGGATCATCGCCGCGCTGGTGATCGGCGGCGGCATCGGCCTGTGGGCCGCGCGCATCGTCAAGATGACGCAGATGCCCGAGCTGATCGCGCTGATGCACAGCCTCGTCGGCCTGGCCGCCTGCATCGTGGGCTTTGCCAGCTACGTCGATACCTCGATCCAGTTCGCGGGCGCGGAGAAGGTCATCCACGAAGTGGAGATTTACCTCGGCATCCTGATCGGCGCCTACACCTTCTCGGGCTCCATCATTGCCTTCGGCAAGCTCTCGGGCAAGATCGGCGGCAAGCCCGTGCTGCTGCCCGCGCGCCACTGGCTCAACCTCGCCCTGCTGCTGGTCATCGTCTGGCTGGGCAGACAGTTCCTGGCCGCGCCCGATGCGCAGGCCGGCATGGCGCCGCTGCTCGCCATGACGGTGCTGGCGCTGCTGCTGGGCGTGCACATGATCATGGCCATCGGCGGGGCGGACATGCCGGTGGTGATCTCCATGCTCAACAGCTATTCGGGCTGGGCGGCGGCGGCCACCGGCTTCATGCTCAGCAACGATCTGCTCATCGTCACCGGCGCGCTGGTGGGCTCCTCGGGGGCGATCCTCTCCTACATCATGTGCAACGCGATGAACCGCAACTTCGTCAGCGTGATTGCCGGGGGCTTTGGCTCCGGCGGCGGCGCGTCGGCGGCCAAGAAGGGCGACGGCGGCGAACCCCAGGGTGAAGTCACGCCGATCAGCGCCCAGGAGACGGCCGAATTGCTGCGCGAATCCAAGAGCGTCATCATCGTGCCCGGCTACGGCATGGCGGTGGCGCAGGCGCAGCACACGGTGTTCGAGATCACCCAGACACTGCGTGAACACGGCGTGCAGATGCGCTTTGCCATCCACCCGGTGGCGGGGCGCATGCCAGGCCACATGAACGTGCTGCTGGCCGAAGCCAAGGTGCCCTACGACATCGTCATGGAGATGGACGAGATCAACGAGGACTTCCCCGACACCGACGTGGCCATCGTCATCGGCGCCAACGACATCGTCAACCCCAGCGCGGCCGAGGATCCGTCGAGTCCGATTGCCGGCATGCCGGTGCTCGAGGTCTGGAAGGCCAGAACCAGCATCGTGATGAAGCGCTCCATGGCCTCGGGCTATGCCGGCGTGGACAACCCCCTGTTCTACAAGGACAACAACCGCATGCTGTTTGGCGACGCGAAGAAAATGCTCGACGAGGTGCTGGCCGCCCTGAAGGCATGA
- a CDS encoding 5'-methylthioadenosine/adenosylhomocysteine nucleosidase: protein MPIAIVSALAEEQGNLLQALRQPQRLRHAGREFWRGQLGEREVVLVLSGIGKVAAATTAAVLLECLHARCIVFTGVAGGLGEGVQVGDVVVATHFLQHDMDASPIFPRWEVPGYGRALFPCDAALSAPLLEAASACLARDRATFDQEFSAARGARAYHGLIVSGDRFVSTSAESQALRGALAGAGHAALAVEMEGAAVAQVCADYGAPFAALRTISDRADDDAPTDFSRFVREVASRHTERIVRAALPQLPR, encoded by the coding sequence GTGCCCATAGCCATCGTCAGCGCCCTGGCCGAAGAGCAGGGCAATCTGCTGCAGGCGCTGCGGCAGCCCCAGCGCCTGCGGCACGCGGGGCGCGAGTTCTGGCGCGGGCAGCTCGGCGAGCGCGAGGTGGTGCTGGTGCTTTCGGGCATAGGCAAGGTGGCGGCCGCGACCACCGCGGCGGTGCTGCTCGAATGCCTGCATGCGCGCTGCATCGTCTTCACCGGCGTGGCCGGCGGCCTGGGCGAGGGCGTGCAGGTCGGCGACGTGGTCGTGGCCACGCACTTCCTGCAGCACGACATGGACGCTTCGCCCATCTTCCCGCGCTGGGAGGTGCCGGGCTACGGGCGCGCACTCTTCCCTTGCGACGCTGCCTTGAGCGCTCCTTTGTTGGAAGCTGCCAGCGCTTGCCTGGCAAGGGATAGAGCCACATTTGACCAAGAATTTTCAGCCGCGCGGGGCGCACGCGCCTACCACGGCTTGATCGTCAGCGGCGACCGCTTCGTCAGCACCTCGGCCGAATCGCAGGCGCTGCGCGGCGCGCTCGCCGGCGCCGGCCATGCGGCGCTGGCGGTGGAGATGGAAGGCGCGGCCGTGGCCCAGGTGTGCGCGGACTACGGCGCCCCGTTTGCCGCGCTGCGCACGATCTCGGACCGCGCCGACGACGACGCGCCGACGGACTTCAGCCGTTTCGTGCGCGAGGTGGCCAGCCGCCATACCGAGCGCATCGTGCGGGCGGCGCTGCCACAGCTGCCGCGCTGA
- the rimI gene encoding ribosomal protein S18-alanine N-acetyltransferase has protein sequence MSAPARLEPLTLAHLDALMAIESQTYAQPWTRGNFLDSINAGYHCQALMAGEQMLGYFVAMMGVQEAHLLNITVAPACQRQGCARLMLQALGLWARGGGAQSLWLEVRVGNARARAVYAACGFHSVGLRRNYYPAAAGQREDAVVMCLTL, from the coding sequence ATGAGCGCGCCGGCCCGGCTGGAGCCGCTGACGCTGGCGCACCTGGATGCGCTGATGGCCATCGAAAGCCAGACTTATGCCCAGCCCTGGACGCGCGGCAACTTCCTCGACTCGATCAACGCCGGCTACCACTGCCAGGCCTTGATGGCGGGGGAGCAGATGCTGGGCTACTTCGTCGCCATGATGGGCGTGCAGGAGGCGCACCTGCTCAACATCACCGTCGCGCCCGCCTGTCAGCGCCAGGGCTGCGCCCGCCTGATGCTGCAGGCCCTGGGCCTGTGGGCGCGCGGTGGCGGCGCGCAGAGCCTGTGGCTGGAGGTGCGCGTGGGCAATGCGCGGGCGCGCGCCGTCTATGCGGCCTGTGGTTTCCACAGCGTGGGGCTGCGGCGCAACTACTATCCGGCGGCGGCGGGACAGCGCGAGGATGCGGTGGTAATGTGCCTGACGCTATGA
- the dacB gene encoding D-alanyl-D-alanine carboxypeptidase/D-alanyl-D-alanine endopeptidase produces the protein MSRFLPLLRLALLASCCLAGGAGFASAPAPTPAEPVHAGAQAALPAPVLAALQRAKVAPEALSAVVLPVQGESGRLLWQGELLRNPASVMKLVTTYAALELLGPAYTWQTPVYVDGQMHGDTLRGSVYIQGRGDPKLVVERVWLLLRRLQAQGIRKIDGDIVLDRSAFVLEPHDAGEFDGEPWRPYNVAPDALLVNFNALTLDFIPDVAAGVARIGHEPPLAGMEIPATVPLAAPGSACGDWRAQLQADFAQPGRITLAGSYPAACGERLWSVAPADPASFGPRAIAGMWRALGGTLGGMVRQGSVPAGLQPAFASTSPALSEIVRDINKYSNNVMARQLLLSLALEQGGSGTLQAAQAVLGQWWSGHGGQAQELVLDNGAGLSREGRISALALARLLQQAWASPVMPELLSSLPITGVDGTLRRRKGLAQGAGHLKTGSLRDVAAIAGYTQGKSGRRYVLVAIVNHANALAARPALDALVDWVWAER, from the coding sequence ATGTCCCGGTTTCTGCCTCTGCTGCGCCTGGCGCTGCTCGCAAGCTGCTGCCTGGCGGGCGGCGCGGGCTTTGCCTCTGCGCCCGCACCGACGCCCGCAGAGCCGGTGCACGCCGGCGCGCAGGCCGCATTGCCCGCGCCGGTGCTGGCGGCGCTGCAGCGGGCCAAGGTGGCGCCCGAGGCGCTGTCCGCAGTGGTGCTGCCGGTGCAGGGCGAGAGCGGGCGCCTGCTGTGGCAGGGTGAGCTGCTGCGCAACCCCGCTTCGGTGATGAAGCTGGTGACCACCTATGCCGCACTGGAGCTGCTCGGCCCGGCCTACACCTGGCAGACGCCGGTCTACGTCGACGGCCAAATGCACGGCGACACGCTCAGGGGCTCGGTCTACATCCAGGGCCGGGGCGACCCCAAGCTGGTGGTCGAGCGCGTCTGGCTGCTGCTGCGCCGTCTGCAGGCCCAGGGCATACGCAAGATCGACGGCGACATCGTGCTCGACCGCAGCGCCTTCGTGCTCGAGCCGCACGACGCCGGCGAGTTCGACGGCGAACCCTGGCGCCCCTACAACGTCGCGCCCGACGCGCTGCTGGTGAACTTCAACGCGCTGACGCTGGACTTCATTCCCGACGTGGCCGCCGGCGTGGCGCGCATAGGCCACGAGCCGCCGCTGGCGGGCATGGAGATTCCGGCGACGGTGCCGCTGGCCGCGCCGGGCAGCGCCTGCGGCGACTGGCGCGCGCAGCTGCAGGCCGACTTTGCGCAGCCCGGACGCATCACGCTGGCGGGCAGCTACCCGGCGGCCTGCGGCGAGCGCCTGTGGTCGGTGGCGCCGGCGGACCCGGCCAGCTTTGGCCCCCGCGCCATCGCCGGCATGTGGCGGGCGCTCGGCGGCACGCTCGGCGGCATGGTGCGGCAGGGCAGCGTGCCAGCCGGGCTGCAGCCGGCCTTTGCCAGCACTTCGCCCGCGCTCTCCGAGATCGTGCGCGACATCAACAAGTACAGCAACAACGTGATGGCACGCCAGTTGCTGCTGAGCCTGGCGCTGGAGCAGGGCGGCAGCGGCACGCTGCAGGCGGCGCAGGCGGTGCTTGGCCAGTGGTGGAGCGGGCACGGCGGGCAAGCGCAGGAGCTGGTGCTGGACAACGGCGCCGGCCTGAGCCGCGAAGGCCGCATCAGCGCCCTGGCCCTTGCGCGTCTGCTGCAACAGGCCTGGGCCTCGCCGGTGATGCCCGAGCTGCTCTCGTCGCTGCCGATCACCGGCGTGGACGGCACGCTGCGCCGGCGCAAGGGCCTGGCGCAGGGCGCGGGGCACCTGAAGACCGGCAGCCTGCGCGACGTCGCGGCCATCGCCGGCTACACCCAGGGCAAAAGCGGGCGCCGCTACGTGCTCGTCGCCATCGTCAACCATGCCAACGCGCTCGCCGCGCGTCCGGCGCTGGACGCGCTGGTGGACTGGGTCTGGGCCGAGCGCTGA
- a CDS encoding class II glutamine amidotransferase, whose amino-acid sequence MCQLLGMNANTPTDLAFSFTGFARRAGGTADHVDGWGVAFFEGRGLRHFVDHQRALDSPVAELIRRYPIKSRNVIAHIRKATQGEVNLANCHPFVRELWGRYWVFAHNGDLKDFRPRLHAGFHPVGTTDSEHAFCWLMQELAKSHAGVPSVAELTLTLRELAAHIAPHGSFNFLLSNGQALWAHASTQLHYIERRHPFTVAQLSDEELSVDFASCTTASDRVAVIATAPLTRNERWTPLAPHVLRAFVDGQCLAH is encoded by the coding sequence ATGTGCCAGCTGCTCGGCATGAACGCCAATACCCCTACCGATCTTGCCTTCAGCTTCACCGGCTTTGCCCGGCGCGCGGGCGGCACGGCCGACCACGTCGACGGCTGGGGCGTGGCCTTCTTCGAGGGCCGCGGCCTGCGGCATTTCGTGGACCACCAGCGTGCGCTCGATTCGCCCGTGGCCGAACTCATCCGCCGCTACCCGATCAAGAGCCGCAACGTGATTGCGCACATCCGCAAGGCCACGCAGGGCGAGGTGAACCTGGCCAACTGCCACCCTTTCGTGCGCGAGCTCTGGGGGCGCTACTGGGTGTTTGCGCACAACGGCGACCTGAAGGACTTCCGCCCGCGCCTGCATGCCGGTTTTCACCCGGTCGGCACGACGGACAGCGAGCATGCCTTCTGCTGGCTGATGCAGGAGCTGGCCAAGTCGCACGCCGGCGTACCCAGCGTGGCCGAACTCACGCTCACGCTGCGCGAGCTGGCCGCGCACATCGCGCCGCACGGCAGCTTCAATTTCCTGCTCTCCAATGGCCAGGCGCTGTGGGCGCATGCCAGCACCCAGCTGCATTACATCGAGCGCCGGCACCCGTTCACGGTGGCGCAGCTCAGTGACGAAGAGCTGAGCGTGGACTTTGCCAGCTGCACCACCGCCAGCGACCGCGTGGCGGTGATCGCCACCGCGCCGCTGACACGCAACGAACGCTGGACGCCGCTGGCGCCCCATGTCCTGCGCGCCTTCGTCGACGGGCAGTGCCTGGCGCACTGA